A region from the Malus domestica chromosome 07, GDT2T_hap1 genome encodes:
- the LOC103410143 gene encoding U-box domain-containing protein 3 yields MVEEGGNEVPIDTRSVEEWLSHARVLVPLALNKAREVKGFPGRWKTIISKLEQIPSRLSDLSGHPCFSKNALCKEQLQSVSKTVKEVIELAEFCVGEKHEGKLRMQSNLDALSGKLDLNLRDCGLLIRTGVLGEATLPLAMTGSSNGPEAASNGNIRELLARLQIGHLDAKHSALDSLVEVMKEDEKNVLSVMSRSNIAALVQLLTATSPRIREKTVTVICSLAESGSCENWLVSEGVLPPLIRLVESGSAVGKEKATISLQRLSMSAEAARAIVGHGGVRPLVEICQTGDSVSQAASASTLKNISAVPEVRQALAEEGIVKVMINLLDCGILLGAKEYAAECLQNLTASNDNLRRSVISEGGIRSLLAYLAGSLPQESAVGALRNLVGSVSMEVLVSLGFLPCIVHVLKTGSLGAQQAAASAICKVCSSTEMKKLIGEAGCLPLLVKMLEAKSNSAREVAAQAVSSLMTLSHNCKEVKTDDKSVPNLVQLLDPSPQNTAKKNAVCCLGLLCSSKKCKKLMVSYGAIGYLKKLTEMDIPGAKKLLERLERGKLRSFFTRK; encoded by the coding sequence ATGGTAGAAGAAGGCGGCAATGAGGTTCCGATTGACACACGATCAGTGGAAGAATGGTTGTCACATGCTAGGGTGCTTGTTCCATTGGCACTGAACAAGGCAAGAGAGGTTAAGGGGTTTCCGGGTCGATGGAAGACGATCATTTCAAAGTTGGAGCAAATCCCTTCGCGTTTATCGGACTTGTCTGGTCATCCGTGCTTCTCCAAGAATGCTCTTTGTAAGGAGCAATTGCAGTCGGTATCCAAGACGGTTAAGGAAGTTATTGAATTGGCGGAGTTTTGTGTGGGGGAGAAACATGAAGGAAAACTTCGGATGCAGAGCAATCTGGATGCACTGTCTGGGAAACTGGATTTAAATTTGCGGGATTGCGGGCTTTTGATCAGGACCGGGGTGCTTGGTGAGGCTACTTTGCCTTTAGCTATGACCGGTTCTTCAAATGGGCCTGAGGCTGCTTCTAATGGTAACATAAGGGAGCTGCTTGCACGGCTTCAGATTGGTCACTTAGACGCGAAACATAGTGCTCTTGACAGTCTTGTTGAGGTCATGAAAGAGGATGAGAAGAATGTGCTGTCAGTTATGAGTCGCAGCAACATTGCTGCTTTAGTCCAGCTGCTCACTGCAACATCTCCTCGTATCCGAGAAAAGACTGTAACTGTAATTTGCTCACTTGCAGAATCCGGAAGTTGTGAAAATTGGCTTGTTTCTGAAGGGGTTTTGCCACCTCTAATCAGGCTTGTTGAGTCTGGTAGTGCAGTTGGTAAAGAGAAGGCTACAATTTCGCTTCAGAGGTTGTCAATGTCCGCTGAAGCAGCACGCGCAATTGTTGGGCATGGCGGGGTTCGTCCACTGGTTGAGATCTGCCAAACTGGTGATTCTGTTTCTCAGGCTGCTTCAGCTAGCACTTTGAAGAACATATCTGCTGTCCCGGAGGTTCGACAAGCTCTAGCTGAGGAAGGCATTGTAAAAGTTATGATCAATCTGCTTGATTGTGGTATTTTATTGGGTGCAAAAGAATATGCAGCAGAGTGCTTGCAGAATCTCACTGCAAGCAATGACAATCTCAGAAGGTCTGTAATATCGGAAGGTGGAATTCGGAGCCTATTGGCTTATCTCGCTGGATCATTGCCACAAGAGTCTGCAGTTGGGGCATTGAGGAATTTGGTTGGCTCGGTTTCTATGGAAGTTTTGGTTTCTCTTGGTTTCCTTCCATGCATTGTTCATGTGCTTAAAACCGGTTCACTAGGCGCACAGCAAGCTGCTGCATCTGCAATTTGCAAGGTTTGCAGCTCTACAGAGATGAAAAAACTGATTGGTGAAGCGGGGTGCCTTCCTCTCCTTGTCAAGATGCTCGAGGCTAAATCAAACAGCGCGAGAGAGGTTGCAGCACAGGCAGTTTCGAGCCTGATGACCCTTTCCCACAATTGCAAAGAAGTGAAAACGGATGACAAAAGTGTTCCAAATCTAGTCCAACTACTTGACCCTAGTCCTCAAAACACGGCGAAAAAAAACGCAGTTTGTTGCCTCGGATTACTGTGTTCAAGTAAGAAATGCAAGAAGCTGATGGTCTCGTATGGAGCAATCGGGTACCTCAAGAAGCTTACAGAGATGGACATCCCCGGAGCGAAGAAGCTACTCGAACGGCTGGAAAGAGGGAAGTTAAGAAGTTTCTTCACCAGAAAATAG